A section of the Centropristis striata isolate RG_2023a ecotype Rhode Island chromosome 7, C.striata_1.0, whole genome shotgun sequence genome encodes:
- the LOC131974130 gene encoding uncharacterized protein LOC131974130, giving the protein MKMKLFALASLLVILAFQAEASTCPNGLEVWLINGHGMTGDGLFSPDPYVVLKVGSDSRRSKTIRHTRNPSWWEKFMFNRVNSQMLVIEVWDKDGGIRGADDKIGTCMHIIMPGTLTYQPIECRTNYNGYVKLFYKCP; this is encoded by the exons ATGAAGATGAAGCTTTTCGCGCTTGCCTCCCTGCTGGTGATTTTGGCTTTCCAGGCCGAAGCTTCCACATGTCCTAATGGCCTCGAGGTGTGGCTGATAAACGGCCATGGTATGACAGGGGATGGACTTTTTAGCCCAGATCCCTATGTTGTG CTGAAAGTTGGCTCTGACAGCAGAAGAAGCAAAACCATTAGACACACTCGCAACCCAAGTTGGTGGGAGAAGTTTATGTTCAACCGTGTCAACAGCCAAATGTTAGTCATCGAGGTCTGGGACAAGGACGGTGGAATTCGTGGTGCTGATGACAAGATCGGAACCTGCATGCACATTATTATGCCTGGAACGCTAACTTATCAACCTATAGAGTGCAGAACCAATTACAATGGTTATGTTAAGCTCTTTTACAAGTGCCCGTAA